The genome window GATATTTTGAACATATAAACCATTGTACGATCTGTATGTTTAACTTCCACACAACTGTGGAAAGTTCCACAACTTTTAGTTATAACCTCCTGTCACAGTAGGCTATGAGAAAGCgggaaataaattttaacagTGCTGCTGAGTTTATGTATGTTTCTCCCTGTTGTAGTTGAAgcttttgaaatggaaattataCCAGCTAGCAAAGCTGTTGCACAGATTGGAGAAACACTGATACTCACATGCAACACTACCGGCTGTGCATTACCAAAGTTTTCATGGAGAGCCCAAATGGACTACCCCCTTGGAGGAAAAGTGTACAATAACAAGACATACTCTACCTTGACTATGAATCCAGTTAGTGCTGAAAGTAGCAACACTTATTTATGTACTGTCCTCtgcaataaagagaaaaaagagaagaatgtcCAAGTTGAAATTTACTGTAAGTAAAAATGCTCTTTAAGTACTACTCATTTgctgaaaaattatattttaaaaaataaatgaattgttCTTAAATCTTGTAGTTGGCAGTTAACTGGTAGTGCTAGGATAAGGAGTCTGGTGTAACTCAACATACTTTTCCTTGTAAAGGTTCCTCTGTCTGTTTCTTCTTAGCCCCGTTCTGTTTAGCTTTCTACCCCAAAAATAGTATATATTCTCATTCTTGGTAATATTTGAAAGCTAAAACATAGACTCCCCCCAAAAATTTATAGAAgtggaacaaaaacaaacagtgtGGTGTAAGATGGACATACATGGGAAACTTTCAAGTGCAGAGCACCTAATCAAAAACTTGGCAGTATGCAGGGTGACAATTCAGATGTCTTAACTTGCCAGTATGAAAAATGGGATGCTTCTAGTGTATCTGTTGTTATAGATCCTTCTGTGTATTTAGGTAGCTGTGTCACTAATTAGGTGCCTTGCTGGATCTCATTAAATAATCTGTGATCATATTCAAAAAAATTGGACAAATGCGTTACTTCTTAGTGTGTTAACTGGTTATAAAATACCTAGATGTCTTCATGTCAAGGTATGTCTTGTTATAGAGTTAGTATAAGATCATTTTCTTGTCACCTTTAAACTTGAGTTGTTTAATGTCTGGACCTTGCTTTGATGTTGAGTCTAGGACCCATTTCTGGTAGTCTAAAGAAGTGGGCTTTGTTCTTTTAGCTTTTCCTAGTGATCCTGTCATTGAAACCAGCACATCTTTAGTTGTTGGAGAAACTGCCACTGTCATCTGTAAAATTCATGATGTGTTTCCTTCTGATCACCTGGAAATACTCCTAAAGAAAGAGGAACATATTCTTCATCGCAAAACTTTTTATGGAGATGTcagcacaaaaacagaaaccaaaactGTGGCATATTCATTTAACCTCACAACTGAAGACAATGGTAAAGAGATTACTTGTGTGGCCAGATTACAAATTGCTGATATGGACTTTGAGCCCAAAGAAAGATTAACTTCTCTGAAACTGAATGCAAACTGTAAGTGTTTTTATATTAGGGTTTTCatataaaatactgtttgtgCATTTATAATCTGCaattctttgtatttatataatCTATTGCCTAGTATCTAAATGTAATTGCAAAAAATATGAGAGCTAGGATAtaccttttatttattaaatattatcCCTGAGCACAGTCTTCTAACATCTTTGTGGAACAGCTTGTGTTTTCAGGTTTGAAGCCTAGGCCATATAAGTTAAATGGTTTTATTCCATAACTGTCAGTGAGAAGCCTGTGTACACCACCTTAAACACCTACTGTTGTTCATGGCAGAATTTAGGCTGTCCTGTAAGAATTCATCTGTCACTCTTACCTAAGGCTCAGGTGTTCAGTCAGAAAGTGAAGACCAAAAGAATGACAACGGTAGTATCCagataaacaatttttttttaaattgccttGGTATGCTCAGCAGTCTCAAGTTTATAGCCCTAAGCAATAGAAGATAAGTGtaagagcaaacagaaaaacaagttatttgTATGCATTGTGCCTAGCTTAGCTTTCAAAGCTACAAACTCAGTGTCTTATCAAGTCAGGAAAAATTGTTCCCCTGTGTTACTGGCATTGacgtcattttttttttcttggtagtGCGTGCAGTATAACTCTAGAGAAGTTAATGTTAAAGATGTGCATATCATACTCCATTAACATGCTGACcttatctttcttttgttctcttccaGTTGGTCCACAAAATACTTTCATTAACGCATCTCCGGGAAACTCATCAATGGAAGGACACTCTCTAAAACTTACTTGCGTGACTGAGAGTAATCCACCAGCGCAAGTAGTTTGGAGAAAGCATCTGGCAAATGAAACCATTCAGCATTTCATAGAAAACAATGTCCTTTCTATTCCTCATGCCCATTTCACTGACTCAGGACAGTACATCTGTGAAGTAATTAATCCTGTAACTAATAAAACCgagaaagcagctgtgaacATTGTTATACAAGGTACAAGTCTGCTTACATTTAACTATTATTCTGTAAGTAGTCTGTGGCTGTGTAATGAGTTGAAAGTTGCTGAAACACCGGTAAATAGGAAATTAATGGGctttccttttatgttttcagaatttaacTTTTGATTCATTGCTGTTCTTTATGGGCtatggttttcatttctgtgcttaatTTTCAGATAATTCTCTACTGCTGTGCATATGTGCTTCTATACATCTACTGCAAAGCAATGCTCGAAGTGATAAAGGACTCTGAGGAAGTagtgctgtgggggacagtTACTCCCTTGAAATGCCACAATGTCCATAGCAATTTCAAAGGGTTATCTCAGTTTCCTGCTTTGGACAAGTAATCCAAAAggattatattttattgttgttattattaatattactgCTACTGTTTCTGTAGAGCCAAATGTTCAGATTTGGTCCCAGGTTTCTGGGACCAAAACTAAAATGAGCAAATACTTGTGTGAGCAGttcctgatatttttaaaaccctgtaattttaattctattttatcttatgcagaaa of Numida meleagris isolate 19003 breed g44 Domestic line chromosome 7, NumMel1.0, whole genome shotgun sequence contains these proteins:
- the VCAM1 gene encoding vascular cell adhesion protein 1 isoform X2 — protein: MLRMEQATVRFEAFEMEIIPASKAVAQIGETLILTCNTTGCALPKFSWRAQMDYPLGGKVYNNKTYSTLTMNPVSAESSNTYLCTVLCNKEKKEKNVQVEIYSFPSDPVIETSTSLVVGETATVICKIHDVFPSDHLEILLKKEEHILHRKTFYGDVSTKTETKTVAYSFNLTTEDNGKEITCVARLQIADMDFEPKERLTSLKLNANFGPQNTFINASPGNSSMEGHSLKLTCVTESNPPAQVVWRKHLANETIQHFIENNVLSIPHAHFTDSGQYICEVINPVTNKTEKAAVNIVIQAPPKNTTLTVFPSSSVKEGESVTISCTAAAVPAVQIILEKKIGDVTTTLKTEDGKYTIDKAQPKDAGKYECTFTNKFGSHSLDIELDVKVPPQNITVLVYPSENVKEGENVTITCSTYSNPPSQMILKKVNQDKEIILPAVNGTFTLYNVTKNDTGRYLLDVFNEVGNNIKVIEIAVVGKLEKPNQIMPLIIAFSCVTAIAIPVVAILIYVSRKAKINGSYSLVKALRLKV
- the VCAM1 gene encoding vascular cell adhesion protein 1 isoform X1, which encodes MLKQMGRTSQTMLIILYVLKTVEAFEMEIIPASKAVAQIGETLILTCNTTGCALPKFSWRAQMDYPLGGKVYNNKTYSTLTMNPVSAESSNTYLCTVLCNKEKKEKNVQVEIYSFPSDPVIETSTSLVVGETATVICKIHDVFPSDHLEILLKKEEHILHRKTFYGDVSTKTETKTVAYSFNLTTEDNGKEITCVARLQIADMDFEPKERLTSLKLNANFGPQNTFINASPGNSSMEGHSLKLTCVTESNPPAQVVWRKHLANETIQHFIENNVLSIPHAHFTDSGQYICEVINPVTNKTEKAAVNIVIQAPPKNTTLTVFPSSSVKEGESVTISCTAAAVPAVQIILEKKIGDVTTTLKTEDGKYTIDKAQPKDAGKYECTFTNKFGSHSLDIELDVKVPPQNITVLVYPSENVKEGENVTITCSTYSNPPSQMILKKVNQDKEIILPAVNGTFTLYNVTKNDTGRYLLDVFNEVGNNIKVIEIAVVGKLEKPNQIMPLIIAFSCVTAIAIPVVAILIYVSRKAKINGSYSLVKALRLKV